The genomic segment GCGTGGAGACGTTTGAACTTATCCCGTATTGAATCGCGCCCTACCAAGAAAAAGCTGGGCAGCTATTATTTTTATATCGATGTCTTGGAATCGGTGGATTCCGTTCTACTGACCGCAGCGATTGAAGAAATCGAGGCACTTGGCTGTCAGGTGCGTGTCCTAGGATCTTATCCAAGCTATACTTATCAGGAATTAATTTCGGAGGTGCTGTAGTTGATGTCAGAGCAATGGATCTATTTGGATGGTGAATACGTAACCAAGGAGAACGCAAAAGTATCAGTTTTTGACCACGGATTTTTATATGGAGATGGAATTTTTGAGGGAATCCGCATTTATGAAGGTAATATTTTTAAATGCGATGAACATCTGGAGCGTCTTTATGATTCTGCAAAATCCATTGATCTTGTCATTCCATTGTCATTCGAGGAAATGCGCGAAGCCATGGCGGAAACGATTCGCCGTAACGATATGAGAAACGGTTATATCCGTTTGGTGGTGTCCCGTGGAGTAGGCAACCTGGGTCTTGATCCAAGACGCTGCCCAAATCCGACGGTGCTCATTATCGTTGAACAGCTTGCCATTTACTCGGATGAGGCTTATTTGAAAGGATTGCGAGCCGTTTCGGTATCCCAGCGCCGCAATCTCCCGGATGCTTTGAATCCGAAGATTAAATCCCTGAACTATTTGAACAATATCCTGGTGAAAATTCAGTCGAATCTGGCTGAAGCGGATGAGGCGATTATGCTAAATGCGCAGGGATATGTGACCGAAGGCTCCGGTGATAATATTTTCTTAGTGAAAAAAGGTGTTGTGTACACCCCTCCATGCTATCTGGGTGCTCTTGAAGGCATTACACGCCTGGCTATTATTGAGTTGTGCGAGAAGCTTGGTTACAAGCTGAAGGAAGAACCGTTCACAATGCATGATGTGTATATAGCAGACGAGGTATTCTTCACAGGTACGGCCGCAGAGGTTATCGCAGCCCGTGAAATTGACGGACGAGTGATTGGTGAAGGCCATGCAGGTCCAATAACGCTGAAATTGCTCGAAGAATTCCGTAAAGCGGTAACTCAGGACGGCTATAAAGTCTGGGAAGCTTAAGAATTCAGCCCGGTTCACGCGCGCATGTTCCCAAAAATCCTTTCATGACAAGCTCATGGAAGGATTTTTTTGTCATAAGGGATGTCATCCGCCTATCCTGTGCATAAGATGTAGTAACGAAGGCGGACGATTTATGCGCCTATAAGAGTTTAGGAGGTATTTGCCGCGTGAAGATACACATTGTGAAAAATGGCGACACTTTATATGAGCTTTCCAAAAAGTATGATATTCCTCTGCAAAAAATCATCGACGCTAATCCCCAAATTTCCGATCCCAATCAGCTGCAAATCGGACAAAAGGTGAAAATACCTGCAGTTCCGGTGCAGGTGCCCAGCAATGATCAAATTATCCATAAGCATGTCGTCAAACAGGGGGATAGCCTCTGGAAGCTGTCGAAAGCATGGGGTGTTTCACTGAAGGAAATGATCGATGCCAATCCCCAGCTCAAAAATCCGAATGCATTGCTGGTGGGGGAGGTTGTGAACATTCCTAAAACGAGTGGGAATTCAAATGCAGACACAAACTCAAATGCAAACACAATCGCGAATGCGAATGCGCATCCCGACAAAGTACTCCCTGGTGGGAAAGCTTATACGGGCCCTAAAGAAGAAACGGCACCGAAGGCCGAGGTTACTGCTCCAATCAACGTGCAGCCTCAGCAGCTTGAAATACCTAACCTTCCACTTCCTAATCTTATGCCCGAAATGTCCCTTCCAAATGTGCCCAATGTCATGCCAAACATACCTAACATTATGCCCGAAATGACGGTACCGAATGTGATGCCAAACATAATGCCCGAAATGGTAAAACCGAATGTGACACCGAATATTATGCCTGAGATGACAATGCCGAATGTCATGCCGAATGTGATGCCTAATATGACGCCAAACGTTATGCCTGAAATGACAGTCCCCAATGTCATGCCTAATATAATGCCTCTTGCAGAAAATA from the Paenibacillus sp. J23TS9 genome contains:
- the ilvE gene encoding branched-chain-amino-acid transaminase: MSEQWIYLDGEYVTKENAKVSVFDHGFLYGDGIFEGIRIYEGNIFKCDEHLERLYDSAKSIDLVIPLSFEEMREAMAETIRRNDMRNGYIRLVVSRGVGNLGLDPRRCPNPTVLIIVEQLAIYSDEAYLKGLRAVSVSQRRNLPDALNPKIKSLNYLNNILVKIQSNLAEADEAIMLNAQGYVTEGSGDNIFLVKKGVVYTPPCYLGALEGITRLAIIELCEKLGYKLKEEPFTMHDVYIADEVFFTGTAAEVIAAREIDGRVIGEGHAGPITLKLLEEFRKAVTQDGYKVWEA